The DNA region AAGCTGGATGGAACTTTCCCTTCATCCTACAATATAAAACCCTATAGCCCGGCAAACTGGACACAGGACTATGCCCGCAAGGCTTTACAATGGGAAAGGCGATTGGAATTTGCTACCGAAGGGGCACGTTTCTTTGATTTAGTTAGATGGGGGATTGCAGAAAAAACTTTAAACGACTACATTAATGTTGAAAAAGTTAGGAGACCATTTTTAGCAACGGCTAAATTTACTGCCGGAAGAGATGAATACCTTCCGATTCCGCAATCGGAAATTACCTTCACCAACGGTTTATATAAACAAAACCCTGGCTATTAAACTATAATTAAACAACGGAAACCTGGCCTGAATTATCAGGCCGGGATTCCCTTTTTTATACCAAAAGTACCATAAGTTTTTGCATACCCTGCCAAATGTATAACCTATTAAAAGCTTAAATTATGAAAACAAAATGTGGCACATTTATATTGCCCCTCCTTATTGCTTTAAATTGTATTTGTAAGGCCCAGGATTCTTCCCAAAAACCTTATACAGATGAACATCGCCCTCAGGTACACTTTTCACCGGCCCAGCATTGGATGAACGACCCTAACGGTATGGTTTATTATAATCATACTTATCATTTATTTTTCCAGTATTATCCTAAAGACATTGTATGGGGGCCAATGCACTGGGGGCATGCGGAAAGTAAAGACCTAATCCACTGGAAACAGTTACCTATCGCATTGTATCCGGATAGCCTTGGATATATTTTTTCTGGTAGCGCTGTTGTCGATTCCAATAATACAACTGGTTTTGGTAAAAATGGCAAAATACCCCTGGTGGCCATATTCACCCATCATGATCCTAAAGGAGAAAAAGACGGCACCGATAAGTTCCAAAACCAAAGCCTTGCCTATAGCCTGGATGGCGGCGGCACATGGACTAAATACAGCGGCAACCCGGTTTTGAAAAACCCCGGTGTCCGTGATTTCCGCGACCCCAAAGTGATGTGGTATGGCCCGGAGAAAAAATGGGTAATGACCCTTGCAACTCAAGATCATATCTCCTTCTATTCGGCCCCTGACCTGAAAAACTGGAAAAAGGAAAGTGAATTTGGTATCAAAGCAGGTGCACACGGGGGTGTATGGGAATGTCCTGATCTGTTCCCGCTAAAAATGAACGGAAAAACCTACTGGATTCTGATCGTAAACCTTAATCCCGGCGGGCCTAACGGCGGTTCAGCAACGCAATATTTTGTAGGAAATTTTGACGGGAATAAGTTTAGTCCCCTTGATTCAAATACCAGGTGGCTTGACTACGGCCCCGACGAATATGCAGGCATTACGTGGAGCAATACCGGCAGCCGTAAAATATTTTTAGGGTGGATGAGCAACTGGCAATATGCCAACCAGGTACCCACAAAGGCCTGGCGTAATGCTGCAACCATTCCACGTGAGCTTAGCCTGAAACAAAGCAAAGGCCAAATTTTACTGGTATCCAAACCGGTGGCTGAATTAAAAAACATTGAAGAAAAAACAATTGTGTTAAAGCAGCCCGTGGTTACCAAGTCTCTTGATCTTACTTCAAAAATTAATAAGCTCAAAAGCCGATATGTTTTAAAATTGAGCTTTGCTACCTTAAAAGATTATAGCATCAGGCTATCAAACACCAAAGGTGAAGAACTGCTTATTGGTTACGACCCTGCAAAAGATGAATACTATATAGATCGTACCAAAGCCGGAAAAATGGATTTCCAAAAGAATTTTTCGGGCCGTTTTACCGCACCGCGGCAAAGCGCTGCTAAAAATTCCGACCTCATTTTAGTAGTCGACAAATCATCTGTAGAGCTATTTGCTGACGGAGGTTTAACTACTATGACTGCAATTTATTTCCCAACCGGTGATTTCAATAACCTTGCCGTTAAAACCACCGGAAAATTAGCCATTAATAATATTAGCATTTCCGGATTGAGGTCTATCTGGAAATAACCGGCAACAGTGAGCTAAAAAAGATTTGAAATGGTTTTGCACCCGTCATATGAATGTGTAATTCCATTTCAAATCTTTTTCTTGTGATAAGGTTTAGGTGAAATATTGTGTTTCCGAACTCCATTCAGTGTATTATCCCGTCTTGTCCATTGCAAATATACTAATATTTTTAGCATTTCAAATTCTAAATTTTAAAAAACAGAAATTCAGGATTAAGATCTGGTGATTGGGCTTCCGAAAAAGAATCATAAGCTCCGAAAGGTTGTTTTCATCCCAAAAACAACCTTTTTTATTTCCCGACATTTCCGGTTATTCTTTCCAATCGCTTTATCGCCTCGCTATATTATAATATTAATATATAAATAACCCCCATAAATTCCAGTTTTGCCCCCCATCCATGGGATTTTAAGTATGTTAATTTGTGTCACCAATTAACCAGTACTCTCATTAACTATCGGGAGAAGCACACCTATTAACCTAAAAAATCTTTATTATGAAAAATTTAACTTTTGTTTTAATTGCATTTATTGTGATTACATCGTTTTTTGCATGTAGAAAAGATAATGCAGCCACCGCTAATTCCGCGGTAACTACTTCAGCCAGTCATCTTGCAACCAATGCGGTATCATGGGTAAATGTTATTCCTTCTACCTCCTTTAGCTCGTACAGCACTTATTGGAATGACCTGTATCCATGGGGATCTGATCATAACGGGTCTGCCCGTATGCGCTCTCAAAATATTTCAGTTTCCGGAGGTGTACTTACATTAACCAGTGCACCCAGCGGCAGCGTAGGCAACAGCAATAAAGATCCATATTTACCAATCCATTATTATTCAGGGACAATTTATGCCAAGACCGTACCTGTGGTAACCGACTCCTGGCCTAAGTGGCATTTTAAAGGGGAATTTCAATGCGAATCACAAACCGGTACATGGCCTGCCTTTTGGGTAACAGGCGCCGATTCATGGCCACCCGAAAGCGACTTTATGGAATTTAAAGGGAGTGCTACCTGCTGGACAAACACCTACAAAAATGCGAGCGGAGGCTGGTCAAGTGTGGGTACAACTATTTCCAGCCCCGGAAACTGGCACACTTACTCAGTTTACATGACCAAGACCAATGCGACCGACGTGTCAATCGAATACTGGATAGATGGTGTTTTAAAAAGCACACAAACAGGCGCCAACTTTGTTGGTAAAAACCTGAATATCATTATCGATTACCAAATGGAAGGATCGTCAGGATCACCAGGTCCTACCGGCACCACTTATATGCGCGCAAGGAATGTAATTGTTGAAAAAAGCGCTACGTTATAACTTCAACCAAATTATAGGCTTGCTTCTCCGGTACCGGTGATATTGCTGGTTCATTAAAACTAAAAAGGGTATGTATGCGCAAAAGCGAAATACGTGCCCTTTTAGCTATTACTTCAAAAATGGAACCACGCATAATTTATAAATAAATTAATCAATACTATAATAACTTTTCCCAATTGAAGATTGAGCGTGGTAATACTATCTAATTTTTTTAAAAGCAGATAATATATCTTAACTTATGCAACAATATCATAATTGCCAATTATGTTCCGATTACTCTTTATTGATGACAGTAAACTTGACCATATTATATTGGATAAGCTTATTGCAGGAATCGAAGATTTTAACCCCATATCACATAGTTACGACGGTGAAGACGCGTTAAAATCATTAACAGATAACCCGGCGGATTGTCCTGATGTTATTTTTTTGGACATCAGGATGCCCAGGTTTGACGGCTGGGATTTCCTTGAAGGCTTTAAGGATCTGTACCCGGCATTACCGGTTAAACCACTACTCTACGTATTTTCCTCATCCATCGATCCGACAGACCGTGAGCGCGCGCTTAGCTATAGCTATGTCACCGGCTTTTTTAGCAAGCCGGTTTCACGGCCGGTGCTTGAGCTGGTATTGGCGGCATGTGGTGAGCGCTCGAAAACATAAGGATGATTACTCATTTCACAGGTGTTCAACTTTTAAAAGTGTGAACACTTTGTATTTTTCGCCAAAAAAATAGTGCTAATAATCAACAACTTACAGCTGTATTAAAATACACCAAACCGTGTTTTGAACAAGTCGTCATTGATAATCAAGCTATTACAAAATAGCATTTCCAAAAATTGAACAGCTGCTTTTTAAAAAATTGAACACTGACAAAATATTGTCAGTTCAGTGGCTGGATTATGAGGCAATCTTAAAAGTCACGGGTATCCAGCCCACAATCCCACCCTGCATACCCGCGCCTGAATGGGAACGGGATACTGCCGGGCGTAGCCGGTTCGGATTATCATAACCATAATAGAATATTGGCTTACCTATTTACAACAAAATCCCGGATGAAATCAACATCCGGGATTTGCATATGCAATACTTTGCAAACGAGCCACAAGCCAGAGGCTTGCGGCCCGCAATCATTTACGGCACGAAAACGCTTGCGGTAACGGGGTAGAAATGTTGGCTCAGTAAATAGCCCAATAAAAACACACTTAGGAAAAAGTACAAGAAAAACAACAAGTTTATGCGTTTGATTTCCTTCTTTTCCATATCATATTTTTTTAATTCTGTTTCAGGAATAAGTTTAGAAAGCATTATCATAATAATAATTGACAAAACAACCGTTGACGAAACAAATGAAATCTTTTCTTTCGGCATAATTGATATCTTGTAGATTTTTTCAAGCAATAGGCATAACGAAAACAGATTCAAATCCAAGCATATTGTAACAAATAACCTCATATTGAAATATGGCG from Mucilaginibacter sp. SJ includes:
- a CDS encoding response regulator, whose translation is MFRLLFIDDSKLDHIILDKLIAGIEDFNPISHSYDGEDALKSLTDNPADCPDVIFLDIRMPRFDGWDFLEGFKDLYPALPVKPLLYVFSSSIDPTDRERALSYSYVTGFFSKPVSRPVLELVLAACGERSKT
- a CDS encoding glycoside hydrolase family 32 protein → MKTKCGTFILPLLIALNCICKAQDSSQKPYTDEHRPQVHFSPAQHWMNDPNGMVYYNHTYHLFFQYYPKDIVWGPMHWGHAESKDLIHWKQLPIALYPDSLGYIFSGSAVVDSNNTTGFGKNGKIPLVAIFTHHDPKGEKDGTDKFQNQSLAYSLDGGGTWTKYSGNPVLKNPGVRDFRDPKVMWYGPEKKWVMTLATQDHISFYSAPDLKNWKKESEFGIKAGAHGGVWECPDLFPLKMNGKTYWILIVNLNPGGPNGGSATQYFVGNFDGNKFSPLDSNTRWLDYGPDEYAGITWSNTGSRKIFLGWMSNWQYANQVPTKAWRNAATIPRELSLKQSKGQILLVSKPVAELKNIEEKTIVLKQPVVTKSLDLTSKINKLKSRYVLKLSFATLKDYSIRLSNTKGEELLIGYDPAKDEYYIDRTKAGKMDFQKNFSGRFTAPRQSAAKNSDLILVVDKSSVELFADGGLTTMTAIYFPTGDFNNLAVKTTGKLAINNISISGLRSIWK
- a CDS encoding family 16 glycosylhydrolase, with translation MKNLTFVLIAFIVITSFFACRKDNAATANSAVTTSASHLATNAVSWVNVIPSTSFSSYSTYWNDLYPWGSDHNGSARMRSQNISVSGGVLTLTSAPSGSVGNSNKDPYLPIHYYSGTIYAKTVPVVTDSWPKWHFKGEFQCESQTGTWPAFWVTGADSWPPESDFMEFKGSATCWTNTYKNASGGWSSVGTTISSPGNWHTYSVYMTKTNATDVSIEYWIDGVLKSTQTGANFVGKNLNIIIDYQMEGSSGSPGPTGTTYMRARNVIVEKSATL